A DNA window from Setaria viridis chromosome 2, Setaria_viridis_v4.0, whole genome shotgun sequence contains the following coding sequences:
- the LOC117844196 gene encoding clavaminate synthase-like protein At3g21360, whose protein sequence is MEGTSKDDQFIADECKDQNMKDGAPLKESGSNDDYEALMAALNANREWLQAKVSINNALVTEGNSQSSQPRECEGQKTKIPEGGETPFVRSFRVTERAMEEFPEMVEVLDAKGLRYALTALTKNDNKSMRGRGWEDAFRRRGRRMWFNTVVGMHGKEVSCHGGRWWQEIPTIFFSGSERSSRRRGFQFQWCRGDDILILDNLASPCSKRSGRHCRPGGSSSRRASDEDVSVD, encoded by the exons ATGGAGGGCACTTCAAAAGATGATCAGTTCATCGCAGATGAATGCAAGGATCAAAACATGAAAGATGGCGCGCCTTTAAAAGAAAGTGGAAGCAACGACGACTATGAGGCTCTCATGGCGGCCCTGAATGCAAACAGGGAGTGGCTGCAAGCGAAGGTATCCATCAACAACGCGCTCGTCACGGAGGGCAACTCACAGTCGTCGCAGCCCAGGGAATGCGAGGGACAGAAG ACAAAGATCCCGGAGGGCGGGGAGACGCCGTTCGTGCGGAGCTTCCGGGTGACGGAGCGGGCGATGGAGGAGTTCCCGGAGATGGTGGAGGTGCTGGACGCCAAGGGGCTCCGGTACGCGCTGACGGCGCTGACCAAGAATGACAACAAGTCCATGAGGGGGCGAGGGTGGGAGGACGCATTCC GCCGCAGGGGCCGGAGGATGTGGTTCAACACGGTGGTTGGGATGCACGGGAAGGAGGTGAGCTGCCACGGCGGTAGATGGTGGCAAGAGATCCCGACAATCTTTTTCAGCGGATCGGAGAGATCATCGAGGAGGAGAGGTTTTCAGTTCCAGTGGTGCAGAGGCGACGACATCCTCATCCTCGATAACCTCGCCTCCCCATGCTCCAAGCGCAGCGGCCGTCATTGCCGCCCAGGAGGATCCTCGTCGCGACGTGCAAGTGATGAGGACGTCTCCGTAGATTGA